One Desulfovibrio fairfieldensis genomic window carries:
- a CDS encoding glycosyltransferase family protein: protein MARVLYGIHGTGHGHAMRGLTIARRLSGHEFLFVADDDAPKILEPEFPVRRLPNLGTVFKNYKVDLGATVTRAVPLLWHRRRYIDRVLRLMDEFKPDVCMTDLEYFVPRAAEEAGLPCLTLDHQHIITCCRHNLPPDMWWDSFVQGLTPRYLFRPTAENLIISFYAPPVLPRYKARVAPPILRDSVLALHPRDEGHVLVYQSNSTHRKLVDFLRAATDKICYVYGYGRAEGREGNVIFMRKSEEGFLRLLEGCSYVIQGGGHTLMSEALHLGKPILTLPLKAMVEQRFNALYVERLNYGMRADMLSLEPELLRRFEARLPEFKAAIAAGNFCGNELVFGLVDHFIRHGNLPLQGAPAVLEG from the coding sequence ATGGCGCGCGTACTTTACGGCATTCACGGCACCGGGCATGGGCACGCCATGCGGGGCCTGACCATTGCCCGTCGGCTTTCCGGCCATGAATTTCTCTTTGTGGCCGACGATGACGCCCCGAAAATCCTGGAGCCGGAATTTCCTGTCCGGCGCCTGCCCAATCTGGGCACGGTGTTCAAGAACTACAAGGTGGATCTGGGGGCCACCGTCACCCGTGCCGTGCCTCTGCTTTGGCACCGGCGACGTTATATCGACCGGGTGCTCCGGCTCATGGACGAGTTCAAGCCCGACGTCTGCATGACCGACCTGGAGTATTTCGTGCCGCGCGCCGCCGAAGAGGCGGGCCTGCCCTGTCTGACGCTGGACCATCAGCACATCATCACCTGCTGCCGCCACAATCTGCCGCCGGATATGTGGTGGGACAGTTTCGTGCAGGGCCTGACTCCGCGTTATCTGTTCCGGCCCACGGCGGAAAACCTGATCATTTCCTTTTACGCGCCGCCCGTGCTCCCGCGCTATAAGGCACGCGTGGCTCCGCCCATTCTGCGCGACAGCGTGCTGGCTCTCCATCCCCGCGACGAAGGGCATGTGCTGGTCTATCAGAGCAATTCCACTCACCGGAAGCTGGTGGACTTTCTGCGCGCGGCCACGGACAAAATCTGTTATGTTTACGGCTATGGCCGTGCGGAAGGCCGCGAGGGCAATGTAATTTTTATGCGCAAGAGCGAAGAGGGATTTTTGCGGCTGCTGGAGGGCTGCTCCTACGTGATCCAGGGCGGCGGGCACACCCTGATGAGCGAGGCGCTGCATCTGGGCAAACCCATCCTGACCCTGCCGCTCAAGGCCATGGTGGAGCAGCGTTTCAACGCCCTCTATGTGGAACGCCTGAACTACGGCATGCGGGCGGACATGCTCAGCCTGGAGCCGGAATTGCTGCGGCGCTTCGAAGCCCGGCTGCCGGAGTTCAAAGCGGCCATCGCGGCGGGAAACTTCTGCGGCAACGAGCTGGTTTTCGGCCTGGTGGACCACTTCATCCGCCACGGCAATCTGCCGCTGCAGGGCGCTCCGGCCGTACTGGAGGGATAG
- a CDS encoding glycosyltransferase — MEQDFQSHPSDVAPVCNVTIPVFNRPGATRETLLALRRTSQEVPFDITVVDNGSDPALVDTLLEFRERGVIDHLFLLPRNMGVACAANVGWELVPAPIYMKLDNDTAMRRTRWLPGLLALWRHGRPQSNLGGAFNLDMLRRHPGATATPEGMLGVCPGNLPGQAVLIPKAVSDELGFWNEEYGLYGGEDGDYGLRMSCAGFPQYYYHGPDYFENLPEEDAQTTYAARGIDKRRLHRELVVTDNLLPGKLFLNKILYASGVRSLRPMRRYEILDIADGCRVSVAERREYREFRRDLAPHLAAVNRSFKEHLMSFRPGPATAQALKAGLARHGQDGRSGGAP; from the coding sequence ATGGAGCAGGACTTCCAGAGCCATCCGTCCGACGTCGCGCCGGTCTGCAACGTGACCATTCCGGTATTCAACCGCCCCGGCGCCACGCGGGAGACACTCCTTGCCCTGCGCCGGACCTCGCAGGAAGTGCCCTTTGACATCACAGTGGTGGACAACGGCAGCGATCCGGCCCTGGTCGACACGCTTCTGGAATTCCGGGAGCGCGGCGTCATCGACCATCTTTTCCTCCTGCCCCGCAACATGGGCGTGGCCTGCGCCGCCAATGTGGGCTGGGAACTGGTGCCCGCGCCCATCTATATGAAGCTGGACAATGACACGGCCATGCGCCGGACGCGCTGGCTGCCCGGCTTGCTGGCACTCTGGCGGCACGGCAGGCCGCAATCCAATCTGGGCGGAGCCTTCAATCTGGACATGCTGCGCCGCCATCCCGGCGCGACAGCCACGCCGGAAGGCATGCTGGGCGTGTGCCCCGGCAATCTGCCGGGCCAAGCCGTGCTGATCCCCAAAGCGGTTTCGGACGAACTGGGTTTCTGGAACGAGGAATACGGCCTTTACGGCGGCGAAGACGGCGATTACGGCCTGCGCATGAGCTGCGCGGGCTTTCCGCAGTATTACTACCACGGTCCGGATTATTTCGAAAATCTGCCCGAAGAGGACGCGCAGACTACCTACGCCGCCAGGGGTATCGACAAGCGGCGGCTGCATCGGGAGTTGGTGGTCACGGACAATCTGCTGCCGGGCAAACTCTTTCTGAACAAAATCCTCTATGCCTCGGGTGTGCGCTCGTTGAGACCCATGCGCCGCTATGAAATTCTCGATATTGCCGACGGCTGCCGGGTCAGTGTGGCCGAACGCAGGGAATACCGGGAATTCCGGCGGGATCTGGCTCCGCATCTGGCCGCCGTAAACCGCAGCTTCAAGGAACATCTCATGTCCTTCCGGCCGGGTCCGGCCACGGCGCAGGCCCTCAAAGCCGGTCTGGCGCGGCACGGCCAGGATGGCCGGTCCGGCGGCGCGCCTTGA
- a CDS encoding AAA family ATPase translates to MYIESFRIDGFGIFSGVQVENLPPGLSIFLGRNEAGKSTCLEFLRSMLTGYPDPRSREAKRSYAPLRGGQAGGSLVLRADEREPLHLTRRPGSGGGMLTLSEADGGMLPPELLRQLLFGVSREVYRNVFGFSLSELESFESLSAEGVRNALYGASFGPGLRAPGDVLKILERQAEDIFKSGGSKPALNAAIRQLEELRGKIEDVAVECAGFDGLALELSRKKTALADLRRHKSELEEERRLLERRLGVWRQWDEWRMAGVRLERLTPVSESFPEDGPARLARAQQARETCERQLAAHREKLARLRERRDAVQVNQALLDALPELRRLSERKSGYRQAQSLLSGQEDNCRRAEADLNRELTRLGPGWSCERIRTTDRSLFAREDLEKQAREMAAAGSAHQAAVDALTKANRDVESAERDVAAARNALTMLPAPVAALDDEARDDLRQTLARLEEDRRQLPGRQRALHNARTTFARAYDPLRLAAPSGTSGNGDNGGNSVTSAHNGPREILDGLLARQEEALALAGEVQERLREAGEAAQAVQQAGEQVDAFKNRMDELREAQRHASGPSREALDARAAALRSLRALSASMATERERLQELDNRINSEQAPSPVKSLPLIVVGAALIATGVGILLAYWRWGLISFPLTDALALPVSLWSGYLVLACGVGFLAGGLPRSGPEAKRHQREMAQLQSRRETCALHVAELGEQARQLCAAAGVESMDLVTLEATEMLLEREREQCFNEERSLRDMEALQREMGLAKTQVGVLQGKAHEMEGAVQQTRRRWHELMLAQRVSNVPSPESAAAFFARAESARLAFGGVAAAEAELRALEDDLRGLEERMRAVPAVAERLTEEADCAALVECVRQVLESCREADAAREQRIKAAAALQNHENELERAQNRQNEALEHLRAAEERLGAARETWSRCLQGLGLGEDLDPETVREALKYMENCLAAESALERARTELAQGRAELAALREPLAALLASLSRDPLQDADAAPDWLSSLDAALASAESMAQAQDERARLSGLLAEEEDDVRAGEAALGEARNNERNLLALAGARDAEDFLRLAALRDEQRDLARRRQDLEDALRLAADTLPLPEFLASFREEEQESQEKRSAAIQEELNGIQDEEQELATAVAGLSAKVTALARTDDLAELRQQEALLLESMERMALAWSRRALAREILLNAKRIFERERQPEVIRQASDIFARITGRRWRGISASLENSSLSILPDQGEPVPPESLSRGTQEQAYLALRLAYIKNHAAHAAPLPVIMDEVLVNFDPERAERTARAFAELADGKEGPAHQLLYFTCQPHMVDVLRAAAPGAALFTVENGGITAG, encoded by the coding sequence ATGTATATTGAATCCTTCCGCATCGACGGCTTCGGCATCTTTTCCGGCGTGCAGGTGGAGAATCTGCCGCCGGGCCTGTCCATTTTTCTGGGCCGCAATGAAGCGGGCAAATCCACCTGCCTGGAATTCCTGCGCTCCATGCTCACGGGCTACCCCGATCCCCGCAGCCGCGAGGCCAAACGCAGCTATGCGCCCCTGCGCGGCGGCCAGGCCGGAGGCAGCCTCGTGCTGCGCGCGGACGAGCGGGAACCCCTGCATCTGACGCGGCGGCCGGGTTCGGGCGGCGGCATGCTGACCCTGAGCGAAGCGGACGGCGGCATGCTGCCGCCGGAACTGTTGCGGCAGCTGCTCTTCGGCGTCAGCCGCGAGGTCTACCGCAATGTCTTCGGCTTCAGCCTGAGCGAGCTGGAGAGCTTTGAAAGCCTGAGCGCCGAGGGCGTGCGCAACGCCCTGTACGGCGCGAGCTTCGGCCCGGGCCTGCGCGCGCCCGGCGACGTGCTGAAAATCCTGGAACGGCAGGCCGAGGACATTTTCAAGAGCGGCGGCAGCAAACCGGCGCTCAACGCGGCCATCCGTCAACTGGAAGAGCTGCGCGGCAAAATCGAGGACGTGGCCGTGGAATGCGCGGGCTTTGACGGCCTGGCCCTGGAGCTCTCGCGTAAAAAAACGGCCTTGGCCGACCTGCGCCGCCATAAAAGCGAATTGGAAGAGGAGCGTCGCCTGCTGGAGCGCCGTCTGGGCGTCTGGCGGCAATGGGACGAATGGCGCATGGCCGGTGTCCGGCTGGAACGCCTGACCCCGGTGAGCGAAAGCTTTCCCGAAGACGGTCCGGCGCGCCTGGCCCGCGCCCAGCAGGCCCGCGAAACCTGCGAACGCCAGTTGGCCGCGCACCGGGAAAAACTGGCCCGCCTGCGCGAACGGCGCGACGCCGTACAGGTGAATCAGGCCCTGCTGGACGCCCTGCCCGAGCTGCGCCGCCTCTCCGAGCGCAAGAGCGGCTACCGCCAGGCCCAGAGCCTGCTGTCCGGCCAGGAGGACAATTGCCGCCGGGCCGAGGCGGATCTGAACCGTGAGCTGACCCGGCTGGGGCCCGGCTGGAGCTGCGAGCGCATCCGCACCACGGACCGCTCTCTCTTTGCCCGCGAAGATCTGGAAAAACAGGCCCGCGAAATGGCGGCGGCGGGTTCGGCCCATCAGGCCGCCGTGGACGCTCTGACCAAGGCCAACCGCGATGTGGAAAGCGCCGAGCGGGATGTGGCCGCGGCCCGGAACGCTCTGACCATGCTCCCCGCGCCCGTGGCCGCCCTGGACGACGAGGCCCGCGACGATCTGCGCCAGACCCTGGCCCGGCTGGAGGAAGACCGCCGCCAGTTGCCGGGCCGTCAGCGCGCTCTGCACAATGCGCGCACCACATTTGCACGAGCCTATGATCCTCTGCGCCTGGCGGCCCCAAGCGGGACATCCGGTAATGGCGACAATGGCGGCAACAGCGTAACTTCCGCTCACAACGGACCGCGCGAGATTCTTGACGGCCTGCTGGCTCGCCAGGAGGAAGCCCTGGCATTGGCCGGCGAGGTGCAGGAACGCCTGCGCGAGGCGGGTGAAGCCGCCCAGGCCGTGCAACAGGCCGGAGAACAGGTGGACGCGTTCAAGAACCGCATGGATGAATTGCGCGAGGCCCAGCGCCATGCCAGCGGCCCCAGCCGTGAGGCTCTGGACGCCCGCGCGGCGGCCCTGCGCTCTCTGCGGGCTCTGTCCGCCAGCATGGCTACAGAGCGCGAACGCCTTCAGGAGCTGGACAACAGGATCAACAGCGAACAGGCCCCCTCGCCGGTCAAAAGTCTGCCGCTGATCGTGGTGGGCGCGGCGCTCATCGCAACGGGTGTGGGCATTCTGCTGGCTTACTGGCGCTGGGGTTTGATCAGCTTCCCGCTCACGGACGCGCTGGCCCTGCCCGTCAGCCTCTGGTCCGGCTATCTGGTACTGGCCTGCGGCGTGGGCTTTCTGGCCGGGGGCCTGCCGCGCAGCGGTCCCGAAGCCAAGCGCCACCAGCGGGAAATGGCGCAATTGCAGAGCCGCCGCGAGACCTGCGCCCTGCACGTGGCCGAACTGGGCGAGCAGGCCCGCCAGCTTTGCGCCGCGGCGGGTGTGGAGAGTATGGATCTCGTCACCCTGGAAGCCACGGAAATGCTTCTGGAGCGCGAACGCGAGCAGTGTTTCAACGAAGAACGTTCCCTCCGGGACATGGAGGCGCTGCAACGCGAGATGGGCCTGGCCAAGACTCAGGTGGGCGTTCTGCAGGGCAAGGCCCACGAAATGGAAGGCGCTGTCCAGCAGACCCGCCGCCGCTGGCATGAGCTCATGCTGGCCCAGCGCGTCAGCAATGTGCCGTCGCCGGAAAGCGCGGCCGCCTTTTTCGCCAGGGCTGAATCCGCCCGTCTGGCTTTTGGCGGCGTGGCCGCCGCCGAAGCTGAACTGCGCGCCTTGGAGGACGATCTCCGCGGTCTGGAAGAGCGCATGCGCGCCGTGCCCGCCGTGGCCGAACGCCTGACGGAAGAGGCGGACTGCGCAGCTCTGGTGGAATGCGTGCGCCAGGTGCTGGAATCCTGCCGAGAGGCCGACGCCGCGCGTGAACAGCGCATCAAGGCGGCCGCCGCCCTCCAGAATCATGAAAACGAGCTGGAACGGGCGCAGAACCGCCAGAACGAGGCCTTGGAACACTTGCGCGCGGCGGAAGAACGCCTGGGAGCGGCCCGCGAAACCTGGAGCCGCTGCCTGCAGGGGCTCGGCCTGGGCGAGGATCTGGACCCGGAGACCGTGCGCGAAGCCCTCAAGTACATGGAAAACTGCCTGGCGGCCGAGTCGGCTCTGGAGCGTGCCCGCACCGAACTGGCACAAGGCCGCGCGGAACTGGCGGCCCTGCGCGAACCACTGGCGGCCCTGCTGGCCTCCCTGTCGCGGGATCCGCTTCAGGATGCGGACGCCGCTCCGGACTGGCTGTCCAGCCTGGACGCTGCCCTGGCCTCGGCCGAAAGCATGGCCCAGGCCCAGGACGAACGCGCCCGCCTCTCCGGCCTGCTGGCCGAGGAGGAGGACGACGTGCGCGCGGGTGAGGCGGCCCTCGGCGAAGCCCGCAACAATGAGCGCAATCTGCTGGCTCTGGCCGGGGCGCGGGACGCCGAGGACTTTTTACGTCTGGCCGCCCTGCGCGACGAGCAGCGGGATCTGGCCCGCCGCCGTCAGGACCTGGAGGACGCCCTGCGTCTGGCCGCCGATACCCTGCCCTTGCCGGAATTTCTGGCCTCCTTCCGGGAAGAGGAACAGGAGAGCCAGGAAAAACGCAGCGCCGCCATTCAGGAAGAACTCAACGGCATCCAGGACGAGGAACAGGAGCTGGCCACCGCCGTGGCCGGTCTGAGCGCCAAGGTTACGGCCCTGGCCCGGACCGACGATCTGGCGGAACTGCGCCAGCAGGAAGCGCTGCTGCTGGAAAGCATGGAGCGTATGGCTCTGGCCTGGAGCCGTCGGGCCCTGGCCCGCGAAATCCTGCTCAACGCCAAGCGCATTTTTGAGCGCGAGCGCCAGCCGGAGGTCATCCGCCAGGCCTCGGACATCTTCGCCCGCATCACGGGCCGCCGCTGGCGGGGCATCAGCGCCTCGCTGGAAAATTCGAGCCTGAGCATTTTGCCCGACCAGGGCGAACCGGTGCCGCCGGAATCCTTGAGCCGCGGCACGCAGGAACAGGCCTATCTGGCCCTGCGCCTGGCCTACATCAAAAACCACGCGGCCCATGCCGCGCCCCTGCCCGTGATCATGGACGAGGTGCTGGTCAACTTCGACCCGGAACGGGCCGAACGCACAGCGCGGGCCTTCGCGGAACTGGCCGACGGCAAGGAAGGCCCGGCTCATCAGCTGCTCTACTTCACCTGCCAGCCGCATATGGTGGATGTGCTGCGCGCCGCCGCGCCGGGCGCGGCCCTGTTTACCGTGGAAAACGGCGGCATCACGGCGGGATAA
- a CDS encoding tetratricopeptide repeat protein — translation MNARKIRENLGRAKASCQRRDFPRAVYLTIAAFKELGGQTAPTDLRGDFRNALTVLTSDPQYKKECGQPLNYQPGKERELLIFFIKLYKELRGQENQEDYETTLQRKLNLDRCIKEGKLLLNQGKGSEADASFAEALKYYKNEFSVFSMMAKAMLEAGEYVRALGHVRKGLKERPEDAELLQLAEECLRLRAQAGR, via the coding sequence ATGAACGCACGTAAAATCCGTGAAAATCTGGGCCGTGCCAAGGCCAGCTGTCAGCGCCGCGACTTCCCGCGCGCCGTGTATCTGACCATCGCCGCCTTCAAGGAACTGGGCGGGCAGACCGCGCCCACGGACCTGCGCGGCGATTTCCGCAACGCCCTGACCGTGCTGACTTCGGATCCCCAGTATAAAAAAGAGTGCGGCCAGCCCCTGAACTACCAGCCGGGCAAAGAACGCGAGCTGCTCATCTTTTTCATCAAACTGTACAAGGAGTTGCGGGGCCAGGAAAACCAGGAGGATTACGAAACCACCCTCCAGCGCAAGCTCAATCTGGACCGCTGCATCAAGGAGGGCAAGCTGCTCCTGAACCAGGGCAAGGGCTCCGAAGCCGACGCCAGCTTTGCCGAGGCCCTCAAATACTATAAAAACGAATTTTCCGTCTTTTCCATGATGGCCAAAGCCATGCTGGAAGCGGGCGAATATGTCCGCGCCTTGGGGCATGTACGCAAAGGCCTCAAGGAACGCCCCGAAGACGCGGAATTGCTCCAACTGGCCGAGGAATGCCTGCGTCTGCGGGCCCAAGCCGGCAGATAG
- a CDS encoding metallophosphoesterase family protein — translation MDAIRYIHAADLHLDTPFQGLSRETAQGGHLARLLHEATFTALERLFRFCEAEKPDFLVLAGDIYNQENHSVKAQLKLRDGCDRLNRLGIRVFLAHGNHDPLDSRLNAVEWPDNVTVFGPEPERHVLEKDGRPLAVIHGISHARAREGRNLARLFERDARYDCFQLGVLHCTVEGESKADRYAPCSLDDLKAGGLDAWALGHVHERRVLSETPFVAYPGNAQGLHVNEPGPRGCLLVTVAPRGGAYACASTFLRLGPVQWEKLDLDLDGVDHLDEVERRLNHCLEKAAEAADPGCEALMARVTLSGRTSLDALLRDAANQEDLAERLRHLSSGTPGVWLKDLRVETRSLTERSEYLQREDLLGEAMRLAERMRESREALQEVAGPALHPLFGHNRLRKVLAQPDETQMQALLQEAERLCMDLLEVR, via the coding sequence ATGGACGCCATCCGCTACATCCACGCGGCCGATCTGCATCTGGACACGCCCTTTCAGGGCCTTTCGCGCGAGACCGCCCAGGGCGGCCATCTGGCGCGCCTGCTGCATGAAGCCACCTTCACGGCCCTGGAGCGCCTTTTCCGCTTCTGCGAGGCTGAAAAGCCAGATTTTCTGGTGCTGGCCGGCGATATCTACAATCAGGAAAACCACAGCGTCAAAGCCCAGCTCAAGTTGCGCGACGGCTGCGACCGTCTGAACAGACTGGGCATCCGCGTATTTCTGGCCCACGGCAATCACGACCCGCTGGATTCGCGCCTCAACGCCGTGGAATGGCCGGACAACGTCACGGTTTTCGGCCCGGAACCGGAACGGCATGTTCTGGAAAAAGACGGCCGACCGCTGGCCGTTATCCACGGCATCAGCCACGCCCGGGCCAGGGAGGGCCGCAATCTGGCCCGCCTGTTCGAACGCGACGCGCGGTATGACTGCTTCCAGCTGGGCGTGCTGCACTGCACGGTGGAAGGCGAGAGCAAGGCCGACCGCTACGCCCCCTGTTCCCTGGATGATCTCAAGGCCGGGGGCCTGGACGCCTGGGCCTTGGGGCACGTGCACGAGCGCCGCGTACTCTCGGAGACGCCCTTTGTCGCCTATCCCGGCAATGCCCAGGGCCTGCACGTCAATGAGCCGGGTCCGCGCGGCTGCCTGCTGGTCACGGTCGCGCCCAGAGGCGGTGCCTACGCCTGCGCCTCCACATTTCTGCGCCTGGGACCCGTGCAGTGGGAGAAGCTGGACCTGGACCTGGACGGCGTGGACCATCTGGACGAGGTGGAACGCCGCCTGAACCACTGCCTGGAGAAAGCGGCGGAAGCCGCCGATCCCGGCTGCGAGGCCCTTATGGCCCGTGTAACCCTGAGCGGACGCACCAGTCTGGACGCCCTGCTGCGTGACGCGGCCAATCAGGAGGATCTGGCCGAGCGCCTGCGCCATCTGAGTTCGGGCACGCCGGGAGTCTGGCTCAAGGACCTGCGGGTGGAAACCCGTTCCCTTACGGAACGCTCCGAATATCTGCAGCGCGAGGATCTGCTGGGCGAAGCCATGCGTCTGGCCGAACGCATGCGCGAAAGCCGGGAAGCCCTGCAGGAAGTGGCCGGTCCGGCTCTGCATCCGCTGTTCGGGCACAACCGTCTGCGCAAGGTGCTGGCCCAGCCCGACGAGACGCAAATGCAGGCCCTGCTGCAGGAGGCCGAACGCCTCTGCATGGATCTGCTGGAGGTCCGCTGA
- a CDS encoding pyridoxamine 5'-phosphate oxidase family protein: protein MKNPEQTLGKFIDRQSTAFIGSLDDDGFPNIKAMLAPRQREGLRVFYFTTNASSLRVRQYRHNPQACVYFCDRRFFRGVMFRGRMGVLEDLESKSAIWREGDTLYYPLGLLDPDYCVLRFTAESGRFYSKFRSEDFALA from the coding sequence GTGAAAAATCCCGAGCAGACCTTGGGCAAATTTATCGACAGGCAAAGTACTGCCTTCATCGGCTCCCTGGATGACGACGGCTTTCCCAATATAAAGGCCATGCTGGCCCCTCGCCAACGGGAAGGCCTGCGGGTTTTCTACTTCACCACCAATGCCTCGTCACTGCGCGTGCGGCAATACCGCCATAATCCGCAGGCTTGCGTCTATTTCTGCGACCGGCGTTTTTTCCGGGGCGTGATGTTCCGTGGCAGGATGGGGGTGCTGGAGGATCTGGAGAGCAAATCCGCGATCTGGCGCGAGGGCGACACGCTTTATTATCCCCTGGGCCTGCTTGATCCGGATTATTGCGTATTGCGTTTCACCGCCGAGTCCGGACGCTTCTACAGCAAGTTCAGATCAGAGGATTTTGCATTGGCCTGA
- a CDS encoding DMT family transporter: MGKFYGLLALTAAIWGIQPLFIKLAVREITPVSLTVVRFVLISATIFLIMRWRHRTPLLPPLSALFPLFCMGVCGVAVNNVAQFTGLQYSTVGNATLIASTTPAVTALLAVLFLRERLLPIQWLGIVISLLGVLVLISKGSLAILLRISFNYGDLLFFFAQLGWAAYMLIGFRVMHHLSALGTTAWAGVFGALTTLVYGLITDELHYAPLSPAGIAYMAYIIWMGGVCAMVFWNLGVKMVGASLAAVFLNIMPLVGVAAGVIVLDEDFYWQECFGAGGILSGVYLLTQARQILHRRNVRRRAHYRAARQRMQA, encoded by the coding sequence GTGGGGAAATTTTACGGCCTTCTGGCCCTGACCGCCGCTATTTGGGGCATCCAGCCGCTTTTCATCAAACTGGCCGTGCGGGAAATCACACCGGTGAGCCTGACCGTGGTGCGCTTCGTGCTGATCAGCGCCACCATTTTTCTGATCATGCGCTGGCGACACAGAACGCCTTTGCTGCCCCCTCTCTCGGCGCTCTTTCCGCTCTTTTGCATGGGCGTATGCGGCGTGGCCGTGAACAATGTGGCCCAGTTCACCGGCCTGCAGTATTCCACTGTGGGCAATGCCACCCTGATCGCCTCCACCACACCGGCGGTCACGGCCCTGTTGGCCGTGCTTTTTCTGCGTGAGCGGCTTTTGCCCATCCAGTGGCTGGGCATTGTCATTTCCCTTTTGGGCGTCCTGGTGCTCATCAGCAAGGGCTCGCTGGCGATCCTGCTGCGGATTTCCTTCAATTACGGCGACCTGCTTTTTTTCTTCGCCCAGTTGGGCTGGGCCGCGTATATGCTGATCGGCTTCCGGGTCATGCACCATCTTTCGGCACTGGGCACAACGGCCTGGGCCGGCGTGTTCGGGGCGCTGACCACCCTGGTCTACGGCCTGATCACGGATGAACTGCACTACGCGCCGCTGTCCCCGGCGGGAATAGCCTATATGGCCTATATCATCTGGATGGGCGGAGTTTGCGCCATGGTTTTCTGGAACCTCGGCGTCAAGATGGTCGGGGCCAGCCTGGCCGCCGTTTTTCTGAACATCATGCCCCTGGTGGGCGTGGCGGCGGGTGTGATCGTGCTGGATGAGGATTTTTACTGGCAGGAATGCTTCGGCGCGGGGGGCATTTTGTCCGGCGTTTACCTGCTTACCCAGGCGCGGCAGATCCTGCACCGCCGCAATGTCCGACGCAGGGCCCACTACAGGGCGGCGCGTCAGCGCATGCAGGCATAA